TGAAGACTGGCAATGGGTTTTCCAAATTGCACCCTTTCTTTGGCATATCCAAGCGCATACTCCAGGGCCCCTTCCGCAATCCCGAGAGACATAGAAGCAGCGCCCCAGAGCCGCATCTGGTTGCCATACTCTACCAGTATCTTCCAGCCTTCCCCTACTTTTCCGACGAGGTTTTCCTTCGGTACCCTTGCGTCCTCAAAGATGAGTTCCATCAGAGGGCTTCCCCGTAAACCCATCTTCTTTTCTTTCTTCCCGAAGCTAAACCCCGGGGTACCTTTCTCTACGATAAAAGCACTTACCCCCCTGGCCCTCTCCCCCAGTCCGGTCCTGACAAAGGTTAAATAAAAATCCGCCACCTCTCCTGTGGTGATAAATATCTTGTTTCCATTAAATATGTAACTATCCCCTTCTAAGATGGCCTTTGTCTGGATTGAGGCCGCATCTGAGCCGGCATTGGGTTCAGTAAGCACAAAAGCACACATTTTATCAGCAGAGGAAAACCGGGGATAGAATCTCTTCTTCTGTTCCTCAGTCCCACCTCTCATAAGGACATTGATGGGTGACCAAGTGGTAAATAGCATTATGGCGCATGCCGGCGACACCTTTGATATCTCCTCCATAACCGTACAGAGGGTGGTGGCGTTGGCGTTTACCCCGCCGTATTCCTCGGGAAGCACCAGATTGAGAAGTCCGTGTTCGCCAAATATTTTGGCAATATCCCAGGGGAATTCATCTTTTTCGTCTATCTCAGCAGCCCTCGGGGCGACCTTCTCCTTCGTCAGTCTCCTTACCGTCTCCTGTATCATCTTCTGTTCTTCATTAAAAAAAATCACGTTCAACATCCTCCTTCTTATTTACTCAACTCTTAAACCCATTCCCCGGGCAATAACCGTTCTCTGCATCTGTGAAGAACCGGCGCTCACCGTGAGGATCCTCGAATCCCTGAAATGCCGCTGCATCTCGTACTCCATGGAGTATCCGTACCCACCCATGATCTGCATCCCCTGATTTGAAAGTCTGGCGTATGCTTCAGAACCGTAAAGCTTAGCCATGCTTACCTCTCTCATGCAGGGCATACCCTGATCGTACATCCAGGCAGCCCTGTATACCAAAAGACGGGCGGCATCAACCTCAGTCTGCATATCGGCCAGCATGTGACCGATAGCCTGAAAGGTCCCGATAGGTCTGCCGAACTGCACTCTCTGCTTTGCGTGCTCCAAAGCCAGATCTACAACGGTCTGGGCACTTCCGATGTATGTTGAACATACGTACAGTCTTTCTAGCGCGAGACCGGAAAGGAGCATCTTCCAACCACCGTTTAATTCACCTACCAGGTTTTCCCTGGGGACATGGACATCTTCAAAGAAGACCTCGTTGGTATGGAGCATCTTTCTCCCGAGGGTCTTTATCCTCCTTATCTCAACCCCCGGCGCATCGTTGGGAACGAGGATCAGGCTTATCCCTCTATGCTTGGGTACATCCTTGTCCGTTCTCACATAGAGACATATAATGTTGTTTTTAGCATCAGATGCTGTCTGAAAGGTTTTTTGTCCGTTTATTGCCCAGCCGTTGCCATCCGGAACTGCCGAGGTGGTAAGGGCAGCGGCATCCGAACCTGCGTTCGGTTCCGTAATTCCTATGGATAATCTAATTTCGTTTTTTATCATTCTCGGTATATAAAACTTTTTCTGTTCCTCACTTCCATGTTCGAGAATGCTCAAACCACAGAAGATACTGACACCAAAGCCCGCAGCGATTTCAAAGGAAAACCGCGACATCTCTTCCCCGACAATCACGAGATCCACGGCGCCCAATCCACTTCCCCCGTATTCTTCAGGGATAGGCAAACCAAACCAGCCTAATTTTGCCATCTTTCCGTAGAGTTCATAGGGGTACTCTTCCTTTTCATCGAGTTCCCTTACATATTCAGTAGGGCACTCCTTCTCCATAAAATCCTTTACACTCTTTCGCAAAATATTCTGTTCCTCCGTAAATCCGAAATTCATTTCCTTTCTCCTTTCTACGAATAAAAGTGCCTAAAGTGAACTAAAGTTGGAAGTGACTAAAGTTTTGAGACCTTTGAAAAATAATGAAATTTGGATTCAGGAGAGCGAATCAAATGTTTTTCGGGCACCATGCCGTCGCAGCGAAGCGTCCGCAAAGGCAATGTTTGAGCGCTCAAGCGCGAGTTTTGCCTTTGCAGCGAAGCGAGACGTGCATGGTCGAAAAAGATTTTTGAGCGCGGATGAATCCAAATTTCAAAGCTCTTGTTTTTAATTTTCCTGCAACTTTAGGCATTTTAGCTCACTTCAAACTTTACACTTTTCATGCCTACAGACCCAACTGTCGAGATATGATGAGTCTTTGTATCTCAGATGTGCCTTCAAATATCTCCATTATTCTCGCATCCCTGTAGTAGCGCTCCAGAGGGTATTCTCTCATGTAACCATATCCTCCGTGTATCTGGAGGGCCTGATAGGCAACCCTGTTTACCATCTCCGAGGCATAAAGTTTCGCCATCGAGGCCTCTTTAATACACTGCTCGCCCTTATCGTTCAGCCACGCCGCCTTATAGACGAGGAGGGATGCCAGTTCAATCTCCATGGCCATATCGGCCAGCTTGAACTGAATACCCTGAAATTTACCTATCGGCTGACCGAATTGACGCCTCTCCTTTGCATACCTTAAAGCGGTTTCAAAGGCGGCTCTCGCCAAACCGACACTTGAGGCCCCCACCACGATCCTAGTCTTCTGAACAGTGGACATGAGATGGTAAAATCCATTTCCCACCTCACCGAGGACATTCTCCTTCGGAACATGGCAGTCCTCAAAGGTAAACTCCGCGATATCCTGGGCGCGAATCCCTAACTTTTTCAGCCCCTTCCGGGTGAAGCCAGGGGATTGGGGGTCAACTAAAAAGATAGTTATCCCCTGATGCCCCTTACCTTTCTCTGTCCTTGCCGCGACAATTACATAATCGGCCATCATGCCGCTGGAAGCAAAGGTCTTCGCTCCATTGAGGATGTAACTTCCCCCTTCCTCCCTGGCGCTCATCTCCACAGCAGATACGTCAGAACCAACGTTGGGTTCCGTCAGGGCAAAGGAACCGACCAATTCACCTCTGATAGCGGGTACCAGGTACCTCTGTTTGAGCTCTTCTGAGCCAAAATTGTATATCGGAGAGGTACCCACCGTATTCTGGACAACCAGACCCATTGCAATTCCCGCATCTGCCTTCGTTACCTCCTCTGCAAATATGGACAGGGCAATGGTATCGGGGCCTGTACCTCCATACTGTTCTGGATACGGTATACCCAAGAAACCTAACTCACCCGCCCTTCGGAAAAGCCACTTTGGATATTCCTCTTTCTCATCATATTCTTCTCCTAAGGGGGCAATCTCCTTCTGGGCAAATTGTGCGGCTGTCCTCTGAAATATCTTGTGTTCTTCACTCAACTCAAAATCCATTATGTTCCTCCAAGACTCTACATTCCCTTGAATTCCGGCTCTCTCTTTTCGAGAAAAGCTGTTGTCCCTTCTCTATGGTCTTCCGTGTCAGAGCAAAATCCCTGGGTATAAATCTCGTACTCCAGAGCAGTCTCCAGATCAAAATTATCAAAGCCATCATAAATGGAACGTTTCGCAATACTCACGGCAAGAGGCGCTTTGTTTGCTATCTTCATCGCCATTTCCCTGGTGGCGCTTTCCAATTCTCCTTCCGGGACTACCTTATTTACCATCCCGATACGTAATGCCTCATGTGCGTCTATGAGGTCGCCGGTAAAGACGAGTTCACACGCCTTTTTTGTGCCTACCTGTCGGGAGAGCAGGTAGCTTCCCCCGTAATCCTGTACGAGGCCCACCTTAACAAAGGCCTGACCGAACCTTGCCTTTTCCGAAGCGATAATAATATCGCAGGCCAGGGCCAGATTACACCCCGCTCCCACGGCAACACCGTTTACCATGGCAATGACCGGTACAGACATCCTCCTGATCTTCAGGGGGTTCTTCAGAAGTCTTTTCATACCCGCCCTTCTCTCCGAAGGCTTCATTCCTATTCTGCCCCTTTGAGCGCTTACATCGCCGCCCGCACAAAAGGCCCTTTCCCCGCCGGTAATTATCAGCACTCTTATCTCATCATCCCCTGCCACCTCATCGAGTTTCTGCCCGAATAGCCACTGGGCAGGCCAATCTAATGCGTTGAGTCTCTCCGGACGATTAAGGGTTATCGTGGCGATATTCCCCTCTTTTTTCAATAGAATACTCTCTTCTTCCATTTCATTATCCTCCCTATGAGGAGACTCCCATTTTCAGAGCCTCTAATTATTCGCTATTATGTCAATTTATCGGCGCTTTGTCGTAGGCAAAAAGAGCTGCCCCCAGGGCGCCAATAATCTGCGGTTCAGGAGGAATGAGTAAGGTTAATCCCAATTTTTCTTCCAGGGCGCGCACCATACCCTTACTCTTTGCCACTCCTCCCGTCATGGCTACCCTTTCCTTTAAACCCAACTGTCCCACCAATCCCGTAACCCTGCGGGCAATAGAGCGATATATGGCGCCCGCTATTTCCGGTTTGGTATAACCACCGGCGAATAAAGAAATGACTTCCGACTCCGCAAAGACAGTACACATACTGCTAACTTCAATATCTTCTCTGGCCTGAAACGAGAGCTCGCTCATTTCATCAAGATCAACTTCCAATGCCCCCGCCATTACTTCGAGGAAACGACCTGTTCCCGCAGCACATTTATCGTTCATGACAAACCTTACGGCCTGTCCTTTTTCGTTTAACTGAATGACCTTACTGTCCTGGCCTCCTATGTCTATAACTGTCCTTATCTCGGCTGAGGTGAAATTTGCTCCCCGGGCGTGGCAGCTGATCTCTGTGATTTCGTTATTAGCATAAGACACCCTTGACCGCCCATAACCGGTGGACACGATGTAACTGAGTTCCTTAGCATCTAAACCGGCCCTGTTTAAAGCCTCATCCAGGGCTGCTTCAGCCGCTCCTCTATAGACAGCGCCACTTCGCAAAATGGCATAAGACTTTATTTTTTTTTCGCTGTTTAAGATAACTACCTTTGTACAAAGGGACCCGACGTCAACACCTGCGGTGAAGGTCATTTTCTCTCCTAATTTCTCTCTTTCCGGCTCTCATCACTTCCTCACAGATAACGCTCGTCACGTTTATGGATACCTTCTCTTACCCCCTCTTCTTTTCTCTTTTTAACAAAATTATACTCGCCCTCTTCCCACCTTAGATTGGTAAAAAGGGTATGGGATAAATAACCCTTAACAAGTCCCGCATTAAACCCTAAGATGTCACAAACATAGTGATTAGCCACCTTGCCAATGGCGATTCCGTCAATGGGCAGCAATGCCAGCCGCCGGGCCATGGCATTAACCTCTTCCTCCAACTTTTCATACGGTACGGACTTCGTTGCCCAGCCAATCCTCTCCGCTTCAATGCCGTTGATGGAATCGCCGGTAAGAAGCATCCAGCGGGCCTTCTTATACCCAACCGTCTGATAGAGCGGTATCAGATTCAGGCCGCTGCCTGCAAAACCAAGTCTCTGCTCTGCATGACTGATCTTGGCATCATCAGCAACGATGGTAATATCACACATCTC
The window above is part of the Syntrophales bacterium genome. Proteins encoded here:
- a CDS encoding acyl-CoA dehydrogenase family protein, with translation MIFFNEEQKMIQETVRRLTKEKVAPRAAEIDEKDEFPWDIAKIFGEHGLLNLVLPEEYGGVNANATTLCTVMEEISKVSPACAIMLFTTWSPINVLMRGGTEEQKKRFYPRFSSADKMCAFVLTEPNAGSDAASIQTKAILEGDSYIFNGNKIFITTGEVADFYLTFVRTGLGERARGVSAFIVEKGTPGFSFGKKEKKMGLRGSPLMELIFEDARVPKENLVGKVGEGWKILVEYGNQMRLWGAASMSLGIAEGALEYALGYAKERVQFGKPIASLQAIQFMFADMAMLTEAARSLIYRTSAMMDRGEPSSQIEPMVSMAKCFTTDAAMKVTTDAVQILGGYGYTKDYPLERMMRDAKGI
- a CDS encoding acyl-CoA dehydrogenase family protein, with amino-acid sequence MNFGFTEEQNILRKSVKDFMEKECPTEYVRELDEKEEYPYELYGKMAKLGWFGLPIPEEYGGSGLGAVDLVIVGEEMSRFSFEIAAGFGVSIFCGLSILEHGSEEQKKFYIPRMIKNEIRLSIGITEPNAGSDAAALTTSAVPDGNGWAINGQKTFQTASDAKNNIICLYVRTDKDVPKHRGISLILVPNDAPGVEIRRIKTLGRKMLHTNEVFFEDVHVPRENLVGELNGGWKMLLSGLALERLYVCSTYIGSAQTVVDLALEHAKQRVQFGRPIGTFQAIGHMLADMQTEVDAARLLVYRAAWMYDQGMPCMREVSMAKLYGSEAYARLSNQGMQIMGGYGYSMEYEMQRHFRDSRILTVSAGSSQMQRTVIARGMGLRVE
- a CDS encoding acyl-CoA dehydrogenase family protein: MDFELSEEHKIFQRTAAQFAQKEIAPLGEEYDEKEEYPKWLFRRAGELGFLGIPYPEQYGGTGPDTIALSIFAEEVTKADAGIAMGLVVQNTVGTSPIYNFGSEELKQRYLVPAIRGELVGSFALTEPNVGSDVSAVEMSAREEGGSYILNGAKTFASSGMMADYVIVAARTEKGKGHQGITIFLVDPQSPGFTRKGLKKLGIRAQDIAEFTFEDCHVPKENVLGEVGNGFYHLMSTVQKTRIVVGASSVGLARAAFETALRYAKERRQFGQPIGKFQGIQFKLADMAMEIELASLLVYKAAWLNDKGEQCIKEASMAKLYASEMVNRVAYQALQIHGGYGYMREYPLERYYRDARIMEIFEGTSEIQRLIISRQLGL
- a CDS encoding enoyl-CoA hydratase, encoding MEEESILLKKEGNIATITLNRPERLNALDWPAQWLFGQKLDEVAGDDEIRVLIITGGERAFCAGGDVSAQRGRIGMKPSERRAGMKRLLKNPLKIRRMSVPVIAMVNGVAVGAGCNLALACDIIIASEKARFGQAFVKVGLVQDYGGSYLLSRQVGTKKACELVFTGDLIDAHEALRIGMVNKVVPEGELESATREMAMKIANKAPLAVSIAKRSIYDGFDNFDLETALEYEIYTQGFCSDTEDHREGTTAFLEKREPEFKGM
- a CDS encoding acyl-CoA dehydratase activase; translation: MTFTAGVDVGSLCTKVVILNSEKKIKSYAILRSGAVYRGAAEAALDEALNRAGLDAKELSYIVSTGYGRSRVSYANNEITEISCHARGANFTSAEIRTVIDIGGQDSKVIQLNEKGQAVRFVMNDKCAAGTGRFLEVMAGALEVDLDEMSELSFQAREDIEVSSMCTVFAESEVISLFAGGYTKPEIAGAIYRSIARRVTGLVGQLGLKERVAMTGGVAKSKGMVRALEEKLGLTLLIPPEPQIIGALGAALFAYDKAPIN
- a CDS encoding enoyl-CoA hydratase/isomerase family protein codes for the protein MSYKFVTYETEKEIAEITLNKPDKLNVMDFPGDGGIYDDFMSALDQANDDDNIKVVIIKGAGRAFCAGHDLSRIYKVYEEQDKDPGKRRPSQRARLKIDRKWLEGHQKLLLLPKITIAQVHGNCIGEGSVISEMCDITIVADDAKISHAEQRLGFAGSGLNLIPLYQTVGYKKARWMLLTGDSINGIEAERIGWATKSVPYEKLEEEVNAMARRLALLPIDGIAIGKVANHYVCDILGFNAGLVKGYLSHTLFTNLRWEEGEYNFVKKRKEEGVREGIHKRDERYL